A single region of the Aquarana catesbeiana isolate 2022-GZ linkage group LG07, ASM4218655v1, whole genome shotgun sequence genome encodes:
- the TEX264 gene encoding LOW QUALITY PROTEIN: testis-expressed protein 264 (The sequence of the model RefSeq protein was modified relative to this genomic sequence to represent the inferred CDS: deleted 3 bases in 2 codons) codes for MSSVPEWVLISLIAALIGLLLLTLFGLAVYSGLLTEVEVRAGPPPIRGVVVAYKFRVGPYDESGNLYTESVSLAPKLVSVGVYYDNPMKVPVEFCRYIVGSILSEGDEKPLPDHVRIFRKHGFKFCVLPEVNHAVMATFPYTTPFSIQLATTRVHPALERYVKFWVLLDSELDPLLLDDQLSLELVSENQEKEKESVPQNEPTDSEKSEKSPASRGPAASSFEELDLDGQALGTKSQPDSQAVWSKMPDTWDKESPEE; via the exons ATGAGCTCGGTGCCGGAGTGGGTGTTGATCTCGCTGATCGCGGCGCTCATCGGCCTCCTCCTGCTCACTCTCTTCGGATTGGCCGTCTATTCGGGGCTGCTGACCGAGGTGGAGGTGAGGGCGGGGCCGCCGCCGATCCGCGGGGTGGTAGTCGCCTACAAGTTCCGCGTGGGACCGTACGACGAGAGCGGAAACCTTTATACGGAGAGCGTCAGCCTGGCGCCGAAGCTGGTCTCCGTCGGGGTCTACTATGACAACCCCATGAAG gtTCCGGTGGAGTTCTGCAGGTACATAGTGGGCAGTATCCTGAGTGAAGGCGATGAGAAACCGTTGCCGGATCACGTCCGGATATTCCGCAAACACGGCTTCAAGTTCTGCGTTCTCCCAGAGGTGAACCATGCGGTGATGGCCACCTTCCCGTACACCACGCCCTTCTCCATACAGCTCGCCACCACGCGGGTGCACCCTGCGCTGGAGCGCTACGTCAAG ttttgggttctccTAGATTCCGAGTTGGACCCCCTGTTATTGGACGATCAGCTGAGTTTGGAGTTGGTCTCTGAGAatcaggagaaggagaaggaaagcGTCCCACAGAACGAGCCGACAGACAGCGAGAAGAGTGAGAAGAGC CCAGCGAGTCGGGGGCCAGCTGCCTCCTCCTTCGAAGAGCTGGACTTGGACGGCCAGGCGTTGGGCACAAAGAGTCAGCCGGACAGCCAG GCGGTGTGGAGTAAAATGCCGGACACGTGGGACAAGGAGAGTCCtgaggaatga